In one window of Fodinicurvata sp. EGI_FJ10296 DNA:
- a CDS encoding PAS domain-containing protein, whose protein sequence is MNRESDTMGDDASFHDAFARLGNDLATAERRLIKANAELSSAHEELRALYEALPLGAFKIDNHGTVLQANRRFHALTGLSGPATWFDGAHPLDAERVMRHWQDAVGAALDVRYRHVSPTGLAVDLRVKLVPFHDD, encoded by the coding sequence TTGAACCGAGAGTCCGACACCATGGGCGATGATGCCTCTTTTCATGACGCGTTCGCCCGCCTCGGCAACGATCTCGCCACGGCCGAACGCCGTCTGATCAAAGCGAATGCCGAACTCAGCTCAGCGCATGAGGAACTTCGCGCCCTTTACGAAGCCCTGCCACTCGGCGCATTCAAAATCGACAATCACGGCACCGTCTTGCAGGCCAATCGGCGTTTTCACGCTCTTACCGGACTTTCAGGGCCGGCGACCTGGTTCGACGGCGCGCACCCACTCGACGCCGAACGGGTAATGCGCCACTGGCAGGATGCCGTCGGCGCAGCGCTCGACGTAAGGTATCGCCATGTGTCGCCGACCGGCCTTGCCGTCGATCTGCGGGTCAAACTGGTGCCTTTTCATGACGACG